The proteins below are encoded in one region of Methanomassiliicoccales archaeon:
- the trmY gene encoding tRNA (pseudouridine(54)-N(1))-methyltransferase TrmY gives MRRFIVIGHKASTAADFKLDDLAGGAGRLDVLLRCVNSAFFLSHDLRKDVEVILILQGPPTPTRTIRLVGSELRYLNPDERSTGALIRNALMKDTISEERSTPGIYVSSRSFQDVLGLMEQETELVYLKEDGQDIRLAEIPENVTFVLSDHMDLTPDEESLLLQYQPKVLKLGPVSYHADHCITIVNNELDRRFI, from the coding sequence ATGAGGCGCTTCATCGTCATCGGGCATAAGGCATCGACCGCCGCGGACTTCAAGTTGGATGACCTTGCCGGAGGGGCCGGACGTCTGGACGTTCTATTGCGCTGTGTCAATTCCGCATTCTTCCTGAGCCACGACCTGCGCAAGGACGTGGAGGTCATACTCATTCTACAGGGACCGCCCACCCCCACCCGCACAATACGGCTGGTGGGAAGCGAACTGCGTTACCTGAACCCGGACGAGAGGAGCACCGGAGCGCTCATCAGGAACGCTTTGATGAAGGACACCATTTCTGAGGAACGTAGCACCCCCGGAATTTACGTCAGCTCCCGTTCCTTCCAGGACGTTTTGGGACTGATGGAGCAGGAAACGGAGCTGGTGTACCTCAAGGAGGATGGACAGGACATACGTTTGGCGGAGATCCCTGAGAACGTGACCTTCGTTCTAAGTGACCACATGGACCTGACCCCGGACGAGGAATCGCTGCTCCTGCAGTACCAACCGAAGGTACTGAAGCTCGGTCCGGTGTCCTATCACGCCGATCACTGCATCACCATAGTGAACAACGAGCTGGACCGCCGCTTTATTTGA
- a CDS encoding uroporphyrinogen decarboxylase family protein, which produces MHLTRKELVLSRMNGEVDDRVPVLPPFQSFFANRIAGINTQDARKCPGKVARAQIDIAYRCDFDGIDMGVDGLAPIEACGSRVSFPEFGLPYTTEPAISTLNELDELLIPDPDEDHRFQASLLAAEKIVEEIGNEYFTQASLCGPITFMGELRGLDTFISDLDVHPDLAEDMIEYSTAVFNRYIEEYFRLDVDALVISEPTCAGDYLSAGQFRRFALPAIDRCITLCKRSKKKVILHLCGSSKDILKYISDTDIDAVCLDADIADIPENMKRKTIIGNISGSQFSSGDHHDVLKASIKCIDSMLGERFILGSGCIIPLTSRISNLRMLKYASEYHMLNQR; this is translated from the coding sequence GTGCATCTTACGAGAAAGGAACTTGTCCTATCCCGTATGAACGGCGAAGTGGACGATCGCGTCCCGGTACTACCACCATTTCAATCATTTTTTGCGAACAGGATTGCCGGAATTAATACTCAGGATGCCCGTAAATGCCCAGGGAAGGTGGCCAGGGCTCAGATAGACATCGCTTATCGATGCGATTTCGACGGGATAGACATGGGGGTCGATGGGTTGGCGCCCATCGAGGCCTGCGGATCGAGGGTTAGCTTTCCTGAATTTGGGTTGCCCTATACGACCGAACCGGCCATCTCAACTTTGAATGAATTGGATGAGCTACTGATACCAGATCCCGATGAGGACCACCGATTCCAAGCATCCCTGCTGGCAGCGGAGAAGATCGTCGAGGAGATCGGGAACGAGTACTTTACCCAGGCCTCTCTATGTGGTCCCATCACGTTCATGGGGGAGTTGAGGGGTCTTGACACCTTCATATCGGACCTCGATGTCCATCCTGACCTTGCCGAGGACATGATCGAATATTCCACCGCCGTTTTCAATCGGTACATCGAGGAATATTTCAGATTGGACGTTGACGCCCTGGTAATATCGGAACCGACCTGTGCGGGCGATTATCTGTCCGCAGGGCAATTCAGGAGGTTCGCCCTACCAGCCATCGATCGTTGCATCACATTATGTAAGAGGTCGAAGAAGAAGGTGATCCTTCACCTATGCGGAAGTTCAAAGGACATCCTGAAGTACATATCAGATACGGACATCGATGCCGTTTGCCTTGATGCCGACATCGCCGATATACCGGAGAACATGAAGAGAAAGACCATAATCGGGAACATATCAGGCTCTCAATTTTCCTCGGGCGATCATCATGATGTCCTTAAAGCGTCTATTAAATGCATTGATTCCATGTTAGGCGAGAGGTTCATCTTGGGTTCGGGCTGCATAATCCCACTGACATCCCGCATATCAAATCTGAGAATGCTGAAGTACGCGAGCGAGTACCACATGCTGAACCAACGATGA
- a CDS encoding signal recognition particle protein Srp54, whose amino-acid sequence MVLEGLGQSLRDVLKKVVNSSNVDEKLVKEVSKDIQRALLQADVNVKMVLEITKEVERRALTEKPPAGKSSREHVVRIIYEELVNILGEQRTLPLGKQVIMMVGLYGQGKTTSAGKLGRYFHKKGLKVGLIAADVHRPAAYDQLKQIGDKVGVPVYGVPTESSAVKIVDTGMKEFQAMDVIIIDTSGRHALEGDLIEEIKDVANVAKPNERILVLDASVGQQAGPQAQAFHDAVGVTSVIMTKMDGTAKGGGALSAVSRTKAPIVFIGVGEHLEDLDPFIPSRFISRMLGMGDLQSLMETAKDSISEEQAMETTKRIMSGKFSLREMYDQMEMLTSMGPLKKLMAMLPGMGAGLDEKIDIEETQERLRRYRTIMDSMTEEEMENPKLIKSSRVMRIARGSGMDPKNVRELLHQYNSSKKAVKGFMGNRKLRKQLMKQMQGGGFEGLQ is encoded by the coding sequence ATGGTATTGGAAGGATTGGGCCAGTCATTGAGGGACGTCCTCAAGAAGGTCGTAAACTCCAGCAACGTCGATGAAAAGCTGGTCAAGGAGGTGTCCAAGGACATTCAGAGGGCTCTCCTTCAGGCCGATGTCAACGTAAAGATGGTCCTGGAGATCACCAAGGAGGTGGAGCGCAGAGCTCTCACTGAGAAACCTCCTGCTGGAAAGAGCTCGAGGGAGCACGTCGTCCGCATCATCTACGAGGAACTGGTCAATATACTGGGCGAACAGCGGACCTTGCCTTTGGGAAAACAGGTCATCATGATGGTCGGCCTCTACGGCCAGGGGAAGACCACCAGCGCAGGCAAGCTGGGCCGTTACTTCCATAAGAAAGGTCTGAAGGTCGGGCTCATCGCCGCAGACGTACACCGACCGGCGGCCTATGATCAGCTGAAGCAGATCGGTGACAAGGTCGGAGTGCCGGTCTACGGTGTTCCCACCGAGAGTTCAGCGGTCAAGATCGTCGACACCGGGATGAAAGAGTTCCAAGCAATGGACGTTATTATCATCGATACTTCGGGCAGGCACGCCTTGGAAGGGGACCTCATCGAGGAGATAAAGGACGTGGCGAACGTTGCCAAGCCCAACGAGCGCATCTTGGTCTTGGACGCAAGCGTTGGACAGCAGGCCGGACCTCAGGCTCAGGCCTTCCATGACGCCGTGGGCGTCACATCGGTCATAATGACCAAGATGGACGGTACGGCCAAGGGTGGCGGTGCCTTGAGCGCGGTCTCGCGCACAAAAGCGCCCATCGTCTTCATCGGCGTCGGTGAGCACTTGGAGGACCTCGACCCGTTCATACCATCACGATTCATCTCACGAATGCTAGGCATGGGGGACCTGCAATCGTTAATGGAGACCGCGAAGGACTCCATTAGTGAGGAGCAGGCGATGGAGACCACCAAGAGGATCATGTCGGGCAAGTTCTCCCTTAGGGAGATGTATGATCAGATGGAGATGCTCACCAGCATGGGGCCCTTGAAGAAGCTTATGGCCATGCTGCCCGGCATGGGAGCCGGACTGGACGAGAAGATCGACATCGAGGAGACCCAGGAACGCCTGAGGCGATACCGCACGATAATGGACTCCATGACCGAGGAGGAGATGGAGAACCCCAAGCTGATCAAGTCATCCCGGGTCATGCGCATCGCCCGTGGCTCAGGTATGGACCCCAAGAACGTACGTGAGCTACTACATCAGTACAATTCATCAAAGAAAGCTGTGAAAGGTTTCATGGGCAACCGCAAGCTGCGAAAACAGCTTATGAAGCAGATGCAGGGCGGTGGGTTCGAGGGTTTGCAATGA
- a CDS encoding DUF2116 family Zn-ribbon domain-containing protein gives MNQKIAQHKHCRSCGKAFVGEGRYCSEDCERGSQSALKGKKRQLLILYVVSVLILMGALLLSVL, from the coding sequence ATGAACCAAAAGATCGCCCAACATAAGCATTGCCGCTCATGCGGAAAAGCGTTCGTGGGCGAAGGACGTTACTGCTCCGAAGATTGCGAGAGGGGCAGCCAGAGCGCGCTAAAGGGAAAGAAGCGCCAGCTGCTCATCCTGTACGTGGTGAGCGTTCTCATTTTGATGGGGGCGCTCCTACTGTCGGTGTTATGA
- the yjjX gene encoding inosine/xanthosine triphosphatase — protein MMMVGTGGTFNVLHRGHRRLLDTAIALGGELTVGLMSDTYCRENKITVLPYLQREAVLSDHLGGKGACFHIVPLDVKEGTAGTDPGLEVLVVSEETHMQGPRINDLRLRNGLPPVRIVVVPYVLADDYRPISSSRILDGEIDAEGKLFRPLKVGVGSLNPVKLSAVREVIQRFHPKLEMSTVDVPSEVGEQPWGREAEQGAMARAMSSLAQNDLGVGVEAGVWEREDGLYDVQYCVIVDAMGRATIGHGMGFRYPPMIEAKVRQGASVGSACADLFEEGDQGTGVGAIGILTNGVLDRKALTEQAVLAAMVPRIRKDLYW, from the coding sequence ATGATGATGGTCGGAACGGGCGGGACGTTCAACGTCTTGCACCGGGGTCACCGGCGATTGTTGGACACGGCGATAGCATTAGGCGGGGAGCTGACCGTCGGATTGATGAGCGATACTTACTGCCGCGAGAACAAGATCACGGTTCTACCATATTTGCAAAGGGAGGCCGTCCTATCGGACCACCTGGGGGGGAAGGGCGCTTGTTTCCATATCGTTCCCTTGGACGTGAAGGAGGGAACAGCTGGAACTGACCCTGGACTAGAGGTGCTGGTGGTTTCTGAAGAGACTCATATGCAAGGTCCGCGGATAAACGACCTGCGATTACGGAACGGGTTACCCCCCGTTCGTATCGTGGTGGTCCCATACGTACTGGCGGACGATTATAGACCAATCAGTTCCAGCCGCATACTTGATGGTGAGATCGATGCCGAAGGGAAGCTGTTCAGACCACTAAAGGTCGGAGTGGGATCGTTGAACCCTGTCAAACTGTCGGCGGTTAGAGAGGTGATTCAAAGGTTCCATCCCAAACTGGAGATGAGCACCGTGGACGTTCCTAGCGAGGTGGGGGAACAGCCCTGGGGCCGCGAAGCGGAGCAAGGGGCCATGGCGAGAGCGATGTCAAGCCTAGCTCAGAACGATCTTGGGGTGGGGGTGGAGGCTGGGGTCTGGGAAAGGGAGGACGGGCTCTATGACGTGCAGTACTGCGTCATAGTGGACGCAATGGGAAGGGCGACCATTGGACATGGCATGGGATTCCGGTATCCGCCTATGATAGAAGCGAAGGTGCGCCAAGGGGCCTCCGTAGGAAGCGCCTGCGCCGATCTGTTCGAAGAAGGCGACCAGGGGACGGGCGTAGGCGCCATCGGGATACTGACGAACGGCGTCCTTGATCGAAAGGCTCTCACCGAGCAGGCGGTGCTGGCGGCAATGGTGCCGCGCATCCGAAAAGATCTCTATTGGTAG
- a CDS encoding ribbon-helix-helix domain-containing protein, producing MGRGERKEDERISIVSDLHNKGEDLISDMTRTGEGVAVNVRLPKGLVTGIDGWVDEDIFRSRSDFILAATRHYLYYLVDKDIRPSCRKDDQRSK from the coding sequence ATGGGCAGGGGCGAACGTAAAGAGGACGAAAGAATATCCATCGTTTCGGATCTCCACAATAAGGGAGAGGACTTGATATCGGATATGACGAGGACCGGAGAAGGGGTCGCTGTCAATGTGAGGCTCCCGAAAGGTCTCGTGACGGGCATCGACGGGTGGGTTGATGAGGATATCTTCAGATCACGGTCCGATTTCATATTGGCGGCGACCCGACACTATCTTTATTACCTCGTTGATAAAGACATTCGACCTTCCTGCCGCAAGGATGATCAGAGATCAAAGTAA
- a CDS encoding uroporphyrinogen decarboxylase family protein, producing the protein MNKMTSRERFEATLAHEPVDRACILEMDEALLMARYIGLQVKDLRWSPEVAAKATAELQKFTKFDIIVSATENMGILKDLGQTTSEPDNNTASPTSLFYATPEDVDSKEFFDPMDPKQTPWMNKGTFDKVGPSRELVGDNVIMTGLVPGVMSMSAFLMGAEPLMLNIITEPEMAKKVISNVEKLCEGILSRYVEAGIELPLIGDPVASEDLISEQLFRDFAMGPTMRNFVHLKSAYKTPILYHVCGDTQNVCKLTPEMGVDIFSVDSKIDLAHYKRTIGDRVVVAGAVPTITALLNGTKETVRESVRSCTEKAAHGGGFVLAPACGFPRDTPWDNITMLRTAAEEYTPVYQ; encoded by the coding sequence ATGAACAAGATGACATCAAGGGAGCGGTTCGAGGCCACCTTGGCCCACGAACCAGTGGACAGAGCCTGCATACTGGAGATGGACGAGGCATTGCTGATGGCAAGATATATCGGTCTCCAGGTGAAGGATTTACGATGGAGTCCAGAAGTGGCGGCAAAGGCGACGGCCGAATTACAAAAATTCACAAAGTTCGACATCATCGTCAGCGCAACGGAGAACATGGGCATACTGAAAGACCTGGGCCAAACAACGAGTGAACCAGATAATAATACCGCCAGCCCCACAAGTTTATTTTACGCCACACCGGAAGATGTTGACTCTAAAGAATTCTTCGACCCCATGGATCCGAAGCAGACACCGTGGATGAACAAGGGCACGTTCGATAAGGTTGGTCCATCCCGAGAGCTTGTAGGCGACAACGTTATCATGACCGGGCTGGTCCCGGGAGTGATGTCCATGTCTGCGTTCTTAATGGGAGCAGAGCCGCTCATGTTGAACATTATTACGGAACCAGAAATGGCAAAGAAAGTAATCTCCAATGTTGAAAAACTATGTGAAGGAATATTGTCTCGGTATGTCGAGGCGGGAATAGAACTCCCCCTCATAGGTGATCCTGTCGCCTCCGAGGACCTGATCTCGGAACAGCTCTTTCGCGACTTTGCCATGGGTCCGACAATGCGCAACTTCGTTCATTTGAAGAGCGCTTATAAAACGCCAATTCTGTATCATGTTTGTGGGGATACGCAGAACGTATGCAAGCTGACCCCAGAGATGGGCGTCGACATATTCAGCGTGGATTCCAAGATCGATCTGGCACATTATAAAAGAACGATCGGGGACCGGGTCGTCGTAGCAGGTGCGGTTCCCACCATTACCGCGCTGTTGAACGGAACAAAGGAGACGGTGAGGGAATCGGTCAGGTCATGCACCGAGAAAGCTGCTCATGGGGGCGGGTTCGTGTTGGCACCAGCTTGCGGGTTCCCGAGGGACACACCATGGGATAACATCACCATGTTGAGGACGGCTGCTGAAGAGTACACCCCTGTCTATCAATGA